One segment of Paenibacillus sp. FSL R7-0337 DNA contains the following:
- a CDS encoding WXG100 family type VII secretion target produces MPTPQEIRRQSGNVSSAAEDIRREQSKNDSSAAQSSSWWKGGAGDTYRSEYQEITRDVTRLLGHMRELQNQLQVLAGAVQRADDERRARAKAEEEARRALAAAAARKK; encoded by the coding sequence TTGCCTACGCCGCAAGAAATCCGCCGGCAGTCAGGAAATGTAAGCAGTGCGGCGGAGGATATCCGCCGGGAGCAGAGTAAGAATGACAGCAGTGCCGCTCAGAGCAGCAGCTGGTGGAAGGGCGGAGCCGGGGATACTTACCGCAGCGAGTATCAGGAGATTACCCGGGATGTAACCCGTTTGCTTGGACATATGCGGGAGCTGCAGAATCAGCTGCAGGTCCTGGCGGGCGCTGTTCAGCGGGCTGACGATGAACGCAGGGCGAGGGCGAAGGCCGAAGAAGAGGCCCGCCGCGCGCTGGCCGCAGCCGCT